A single window of Nitrospinota bacterium DNA harbors:
- a CDS encoding GspE/PulE family protein has product MAFFSKLMRSAKPRDPRYGSASSEDSFPHDFEDQTVTNGTSLSENADISLINAELEVLIETGTTQEQRETTFEEKNEKATVRPDKNGISEPAPQQERREGRRASDQIKPLINKILSAVSTKDLLFSLTEDLKNIFKSEAVSIYSLDRGKRQLYACNYQNPGEMDFRLDISPKSLAGFCAATGKSLNIVDVYSSDELKQYDPNLIHNKTWDNLTHIKTSSALVVALPYEKRVVGVLQVLNKTGEDRFSEGDLRQAKELATTLGHAMVKLEIEEVEAKFKATAHAIHSAKNSNDILLGLKETIMDLFDAEMITIYAIDSEKNEIFSKFKSDNIIKEIRVPISSKSIAGWVALEKRPINIADVYNQEDLKKYNPEITFDSSWDKKSGLKTKSMLVYPLVHNDKTMGVLQLINKKYGESFTKFDQKNILIIADHLALAFNNQQNTSQKKKSKFGYLVENGIVSQEELNEAILKARENKLNIEDVLLGELKLKRKDIGKSLELYYEIPYSGYSDSVVLHPNVFAGLNKNYLAKHDWVPIQNSPSNITILIDDPTDQDKVNNIRMILPKKNISFHVGLKADIRDFLNTGISGESPLEEESEENNKEELSTLLNALVDEQSDSSADYGSSDDDAVNAISETDSTIVRLVNKIMTDAYDQGISDIHVEPGVGKKDVKVRFRKDGTCRIYQQIPYLYKQAIISRLKIMARLDIAEKRMPQDGKIKMKYGRKEIEFRVATCPTVGGNEDAVMRILASSKPIPLEEMSFSTGNLNWIKEKIAMPYGLILVVGPTGSGKTTTLHSCLGHINTSERKIWTAEDPVEITQEGLRQVQMLDKIGLNFARAMRSFLRGDPDVIMVGEMRDSETAAIALEASLTGHLVFSTLHTNSAPETITRLIDMGMNALNFADAILLIVAQRLVKTLCKECKEDYHPDKSEFEILVQEYGEEDFKKLDIKYTKELQLKKPVGCQKCMESGYSGRMALHEVLKGTPEMKSKIMHKAFVTELRDLAKQEGMTTLKQDGIQKVFQGHCDLKQVLTVSAF; this is encoded by the coding sequence ATGGCATTTTTCTCTAAACTCATGCGGTCTGCAAAACCAAGGGACCCAAGGTACGGCTCTGCCTCAAGCGAAGACTCTTTTCCCCACGATTTCGAGGATCAGACGGTAACTAACGGGACGAGTTTATCTGAAAATGCCGATATTTCTTTAATCAACGCAGAGTTAGAAGTTCTTATCGAAACGGGAACAACCCAGGAGCAAAGGGAAACTACTTTCGAAGAAAAGAACGAGAAGGCAACAGTACGTCCAGACAAAAATGGAATCTCAGAGCCGGCCCCTCAGCAAGAAAGAAGAGAGGGCCGAAGAGCTTCGGATCAAATCAAACCTCTGATCAACAAGATCCTTTCAGCTGTAAGCACCAAAGACCTCCTCTTTTCTCTGACCGAGGACCTAAAAAATATTTTTAAAAGCGAAGCAGTATCAATCTACTCCCTTGACAGGGGAAAGAGACAGCTTTACGCGTGCAACTACCAAAATCCCGGGGAGATGGATTTTCGTCTGGATATCTCACCCAAAAGCCTGGCTGGGTTTTGTGCCGCAACTGGAAAATCACTCAATATTGTGGATGTTTATTCCTCCGATGAACTCAAGCAATATGATCCTAACCTGATACACAACAAGACCTGGGACAATTTGACTCACATCAAAACCAGTTCCGCGCTGGTGGTGGCCTTACCTTATGAGAAAAGAGTAGTGGGTGTCCTGCAGGTTCTGAATAAGACAGGGGAAGATCGGTTTAGTGAAGGAGACTTGCGGCAGGCAAAAGAACTGGCAACCACGCTGGGCCATGCAATGGTCAAGTTGGAAATCGAAGAAGTGGAAGCAAAATTCAAGGCGACCGCGCATGCAATCCATTCCGCGAAAAATTCAAATGACATTCTTCTGGGCCTCAAGGAAACCATTATGGACCTTTTTGATGCCGAGATGATAACCATTTACGCGATCGATTCGGAAAAAAATGAAATTTTTTCTAAATTTAAATCGGATAACATAATCAAAGAAATCCGGGTTCCCATCTCATCAAAAAGCATTGCCGGTTGGGTGGCACTGGAAAAAAGACCCATAAATATTGCTGATGTTTATAATCAGGAAGACCTGAAAAAATACAATCCGGAAATCACCTTTGACAGTTCGTGGGATAAAAAATCCGGCCTCAAAACAAAATCCATGCTTGTCTACCCTTTAGTCCACAATGACAAGACCATGGGAGTCTTACAGCTCATCAACAAGAAATATGGAGAAAGTTTCACTAAGTTTGATCAAAAAAACATCCTGATCATTGCAGACCATCTGGCCCTGGCTTTTAACAATCAACAAAATACTTCCCAAAAGAAGAAAAGTAAATTCGGATACCTCGTGGAGAATGGGATCGTTTCCCAGGAAGAGTTAAATGAAGCCATATTGAAAGCACGTGAGAACAAGTTAAATATTGAAGATGTTTTATTGGGAGAATTGAAGTTAAAGCGAAAGGATATAGGGAAATCTCTGGAACTTTATTATGAGATCCCCTATTCAGGTTATAGCGACTCAGTCGTTTTACATCCCAATGTCTTTGCCGGATTAAATAAAAATTATCTCGCCAAACACGACTGGGTACCCATTCAAAACTCGCCCTCCAATATTACCATTCTTATCGATGACCCTACAGATCAGGACAAGGTCAACAATATAAGAATGATTCTTCCAAAGAAAAATATTAGTTTTCATGTCGGATTGAAAGCCGATATCCGAGACTTTCTAAATACCGGAATCTCAGGAGAAAGCCCGCTTGAAGAGGAAAGCGAAGAAAACAACAAAGAAGAGTTATCCACCCTTTTAAACGCTCTGGTGGACGAGCAATCAGATTCCTCAGCTGATTACGGGTCTTCAGATGATGATGCTGTAAATGCCATCAGTGAAACAGACAGCACTATTGTGCGCCTCGTTAATAAAATTATGACTGATGCTTATGACCAGGGAATTTCCGATATCCATGTGGAGCCTGGAGTGGGTAAAAAAGATGTCAAGGTTCGTTTTAGAAAGGACGGTACCTGCCGTATCTACCAACAAATACCCTATCTTTATAAGCAGGCAATAATTTCCCGTCTGAAAATTATGGCCCGGCTGGACATCGCTGAAAAGAGGATGCCCCAGGACGGAAAAATAAAAATGAAGTATGGAAGAAAAGAAATTGAGTTTCGCGTCGCGACTTGTCCCACCGTTGGGGGAAATGAAGACGCTGTTATGCGAATCCTTGCCTCCAGCAAACCAATTCCCTTGGAGGAGATGAGTTTCAGCACTGGAAACCTGAACTGGATCAAAGAAAAAATTGCCATGCCTTATGGCCTTATATTGGTGGTTGGCCCCACTGGTTCGGGAAAGACAACCACTCTGCACTCCTGTCTGGGACACATAAATACTTCGGAAAGAAAAATCTGGACGGCTGAAGATCCTGTTGAAATCACTCAGGAAGGTTTGCGACAAGTACAGATGCTAGACAAAATTGGTTTGAATTTTGCCAGAGCAATGCGGTCTTTTCTCCGCGGAGACCCGGATGTGATCATGGTTGGTGAAATGCGAGACTCGGAAACCGCGGCCATTGCATTGGAAGCGTCTCTGACAGGACATCTGGTTTTCAGCACCCTACACACCAACTCAGCCCCTGAAACAATCACCCGCCTCATCGATATGGGCATGAATGCGCTCAATTTTGCCGACGCAATTTTATTGATCGTCGCGCAGAGACTTGTCAAAACGCTTTGCAAGGAATGCAAGGAGGATTACCACCCTGACAAGAGTGAATTCGAAATACTGGTGCAGGAATATGGCGAAGAGGATTTTAAAAAGCTGGATATTAAATACACCAAAGAACTGCAATTAAAAAAACCCGTTGGCTGTCAAAAATGTATGGAATCGGGTTATTCAGGGCGAATGGCTTTGCACGAGGTGCTTAAGGGAACTCCGGAAATGAAGAGTAAAATCATGCACAAAGCCTTCGTGACTGAGCTCAGGGATTTGGCAAAACAGGAAGGAATGACGACCCTGAAACAGGATGGGATACAAAAGGTTTTTCAGGGCCATTGCGATTTGAAACAAGTTTTAACTGTTTCCGCATTTTAA
- a CDS encoding ATPase, T2SS/T4P/T4SS family, with the protein MTSSHINAPVIENGKPNSKGEFDSFASQVRNIDITNTSLDSLTENLKNIFNCEATALFTYDHSKRKLSIQKSPSGESNKIYVDISENNLIGYVAATGKPLNIHDVHSKEELERLHKNLKNDSFIDEQLNFKTHSAMLIPLPHKNKLVGVMEIINKNGGKPFPETDFIKAKAISLVIGLALINIGERENKNGASPQEFINQENRLNELFEAINNVKNPNAIYSDLKQLLIEVFDTEAVVFFAVDRKKSEVFSKLNWNPYKQEIHLPIDHSNIAGFAVANNQLLNIVDVSDVNELNLHHQNLQFDGSWELNSGFKTKSILAIPLRQANKLMGVLQLVNKNTRNVFETKDEQNALNISEPLAQAFQRLKIYIEAESTKFNYLIDNEFLTEEELGQVVSKANDTQSDVETLLIKDLYLRSHDVGKSLESYYDFPYTGYDESIVPPNLEGFYIDHKTLQSQLWVPLKADDSGVVVLLNDPSDQDAIKEIKEIFPHKNIDIRVGLKMDIKKYISSYDEAEEVSESVETQVLPGDNKLELTIAEEYETVDAEEQNATADSTGQFFDEIISIAIKQRVTDIHIEPGMNGKNLLVRLRKEGACRVFEEIPANCQKEILSHIKALAHLDPAVNKLPQNGKFVWSLGPNRYELNVVIFPTIGDLEDAMIRVSPIGKAIPGFMSMTDMEFSDPNLDKIMSRIHATKGMILIAGAEGTGKTTSLHALLNHLNTSDKKIVTAENPVDIVQNGLRQLQMNEENGLDYELALETFLLGNPDIIMIGEIDNDATLKLCTQAAQQRLIFTSLKAKSTMDAIRKMREMNIDAVLFADAIVLIMAQKLVPSLCNHCKEDYHPSQDEYDMLGKFYGDKNFSELGFQYNDNLTLKKAVGCKQCIFTGYSGQIALQEVLERTPELNRLISENAPMEEIHNQALKDGMISLNQDGIYKIMNGDCDFKKIQEAFLPGRF; encoded by the coding sequence ATGACTTCAAGCCACATTAACGCCCCAGTAATAGAGAATGGCAAGCCCAATAGCAAGGGGGAGTTCGATTCATTTGCGTCTCAGGTTAGAAATATTGACATCACCAACACCTCACTGGATTCATTGACCGAAAACCTTAAGAACATATTTAATTGTGAGGCCACGGCCCTTTTTACCTACGATCATTCCAAGAGAAAGCTTTCCATTCAAAAATCACCTTCTGGGGAAAGTAATAAAATCTACGTAGACATTTCTGAGAACAATCTTATTGGTTATGTGGCCGCTACCGGCAAACCCCTCAATATCCATGACGTCCACTCCAAGGAAGAACTGGAGCGATTACATAAAAATTTAAAAAATGATAGTTTCATTGATGAACAGCTGAATTTTAAGACCCACTCGGCAATGTTGATCCCACTGCCCCATAAAAACAAGCTGGTTGGAGTGATGGAAATTATCAATAAGAATGGCGGAAAACCTTTTCCTGAAACGGATTTTATTAAAGCCAAAGCAATTTCATTGGTCATCGGTCTGGCTTTAATAAATATTGGGGAGCGAGAAAATAAAAACGGCGCGTCTCCTCAGGAGTTTATCAATCAGGAAAATAGGCTCAATGAACTCTTCGAAGCTATCAACAACGTAAAAAATCCTAACGCAATATATTCTGACCTTAAACAACTATTAATTGAAGTGTTTGATACTGAAGCGGTTGTGTTTTTTGCAGTGGATCGAAAAAAGAGCGAAGTTTTTTCCAAATTGAATTGGAACCCATATAAACAGGAAATTCATCTTCCCATTGATCACTCAAACATTGCTGGATTTGCAGTAGCCAATAATCAATTGCTCAACATAGTGGATGTTAGCGATGTCAATGAATTGAATCTGCATCATCAGAATCTACAATTCGACGGGTCCTGGGAATTAAATTCAGGTTTTAAAACCAAATCTATCTTAGCAATTCCCTTGCGGCAAGCTAATAAACTCATGGGTGTATTGCAATTAGTGAACAAAAATACTAGAAATGTTTTTGAGACAAAGGATGAACAAAACGCTTTAAACATTTCAGAACCCCTGGCTCAGGCATTTCAGAGGCTGAAAATTTATATTGAAGCAGAATCCACAAAATTCAACTACCTGATCGACAATGAATTCCTGACCGAAGAAGAATTAGGCCAAGTAGTCAGTAAAGCCAACGATACCCAATCGGATGTTGAAACGTTACTTATTAAAGACCTGTACTTACGTTCACATGATGTAGGTAAATCTCTGGAAAGTTATTACGACTTCCCCTACACCGGTTACGATGAATCTATCGTTCCGCCTAATCTGGAGGGTTTTTATATAGACCATAAAACCCTGCAGAGTCAATTGTGGGTTCCGCTAAAAGCTGATGACTCCGGAGTGGTGGTATTGCTCAACGACCCATCCGATCAGGATGCAATTAAAGAAATAAAAGAAATTTTCCCTCATAAAAATATCGATATCAGAGTGGGCCTAAAAATGGACATTAAAAAATATATTAGTTCTTATGATGAGGCGGAGGAAGTATCTGAATCCGTTGAAACGCAAGTTTTACCGGGAGACAATAAATTGGAACTGACAATAGCTGAAGAATACGAGACCGTCGATGCAGAAGAACAAAATGCAACTGCAGATTCTACCGGTCAATTTTTTGATGAAATTATCTCCATCGCTATCAAGCAGAGGGTCACCGACATCCATATTGAACCTGGGATGAACGGTAAAAATCTCCTGGTAAGGCTTCGAAAAGAAGGCGCATGCCGGGTTTTCGAAGAAATTCCCGCAAATTGCCAAAAAGAAATTCTAAGCCACATTAAAGCGCTGGCCCACCTGGACCCTGCCGTTAACAAACTTCCTCAAAATGGAAAATTTGTATGGTCACTGGGTCCTAATAGATATGAACTCAATGTCGTCATATTTCCCACCATTGGCGATCTTGAAGATGCAATGATTCGGGTTTCCCCGATAGGAAAAGCGATCCCCGGTTTTATGTCCATGACAGATATGGAATTTTCCGATCCGAATCTGGATAAAATAATGTCCCGCATCCATGCGACAAAAGGAATGATCCTTATTGCGGGAGCCGAAGGAACAGGAAAAACCACGTCTCTACATGCCCTTCTGAATCATTTGAACACTTCCGATAAAAAAATTGTGACTGCTGAAAACCCGGTGGACATCGTACAGAATGGTTTACGACAATTGCAGATGAATGAAGAAAATGGTCTTGATTATGAGTTGGCTCTGGAAACTTTCTTATTGGGAAATCCGGATATAATTATGATCGGAGAAATCGATAACGATGCGACCTTGAAACTCTGTACTCAAGCCGCACAACAACGTCTGATTTTCACTTCCCTGAAAGCCAAGTCCACCATGGATGCTATCCGCAAGATGAGAGAAATGAACATCGATGCAGTCCTATTTGCCGATGCCATTGTTTTGATCATGGCACAAAAACTTGTTCCCAGTTTATGCAACCACTGCAAGGAGGATTACCATCCCTCTCAAGACGAATATGATATGCTGGGAAAATTTTATGGCGATAAAAACTTTTCCGAACTGGGGTTCCAGTACAACGATAACTTGACCCTGAAAAAAGCGGTCGGATGCAAACAATGCATTTTCACAGGATATTCAGGTCAGATTGCCCTTCAGGAAGTTTTGGAGCGAACGCCCGAATTAAACCGGCTCATTTCAGAGAACGCTCCCATGGAAGAAATTCATAATCAGGCATTAAAGGATGGCATGATCAGCTTGAATCAGGATGGAATTTACAAGATCATGAATGGAGATTGCGATTTCAAAAAAATCCAGGAAGCTTTCCTCCCAGGAAGGTTTTAG
- the trmFO gene encoding methylenetetrahydrofolate--tRNA-(uracil(54)-C(5))-methyltransferase (FADH(2)-oxidizing) TrmFO, producing the protein MKSYLTVVGGGLAGSEAAWQAAERGVSVVLYEMRSHTRTPVHKTDQCAELVCSNSLGSNLPPSAPFLLKEELRKFNSLVIGTADRHSVPAGGALAVDRDLFSQEITQRLESHPNITIKRDEVTEIPDEGPVIIATGPLTSPKLSEDIKRIIGQKYLYFYDALSPIVDANSIDYDKAFFASRYGKGDDDYLNCPLNAEQYHRLVDELNKAEKVPFASFEKPIYFEGCLPVEELASRGLKTLAFGPLKPVGLPDPKTGKIAHAVVQLRRENKEGTAFNLVGFQTKMTYPEQKRILKMIPGLENAEIFRYGAIHRNTYINAPDLLTKELDLHFRPGVYFAGQITGVEGYVESSTLGLLAGLSAVKRISGEKFVPPPIDTAMGALHNYVTTKRPQNYQPMNINFGLFLVKEMGIRNKKERNQKIFENALNSLSHWMDPVTEKVDSAV; encoded by the coding sequence ATGAAATCCTATTTGACAGTGGTAGGTGGTGGGTTGGCCGGTTCGGAAGCGGCATGGCAGGCGGCGGAAAGGGGGGTGTCAGTCGTTTTATACGAAATGCGTTCCCACACACGCACCCCGGTTCATAAAACCGATCAATGTGCGGAACTGGTATGCAGTAATTCCCTGGGTAGCAATCTGCCTCCTTCAGCTCCCTTTCTTCTCAAAGAAGAACTGAGAAAATTCAACTCTCTCGTTATTGGCACCGCTGACCGGCATTCGGTTCCCGCCGGCGGCGCCCTTGCCGTAGACCGGGATTTGTTTTCCCAGGAGATCACCCAACGGCTGGAATCTCATCCCAACATAACTATTAAACGGGATGAAGTGACAGAGATCCCTGACGAAGGTCCTGTCATCATCGCCACCGGTCCTTTGACCTCTCCTAAGCTTTCCGAAGACATCAAAAGAATCATAGGGCAGAAATATCTTTATTTTTATGACGCTTTATCGCCTATCGTCGATGCCAATTCGATTGATTACGATAAGGCTTTTTTTGCATCCCGTTATGGCAAGGGAGATGACGATTACTTGAATTGTCCGTTGAACGCAGAACAATATCACCGGCTGGTGGATGAGTTAAATAAAGCCGAGAAAGTTCCTTTTGCCAGTTTTGAAAAACCGATTTATTTTGAGGGATGCCTGCCTGTCGAGGAGTTAGCGTCCCGTGGTCTTAAGACCTTGGCGTTTGGCCCACTCAAACCTGTGGGGTTGCCGGATCCAAAAACGGGAAAAATTGCTCATGCCGTCGTGCAGTTGCGCCGAGAGAATAAAGAGGGGACGGCTTTCAACCTGGTTGGGTTCCAGACAAAAATGACCTATCCTGAGCAGAAGCGAATATTGAAAATGATTCCGGGGCTTGAAAATGCGGAAATTTTCAGGTACGGAGCGATTCATAGAAATACCTATATCAACGCTCCTGATTTGCTAACGAAGGAGTTGGATCTGCACTTCCGACCTGGTGTTTATTTTGCCGGTCAGATTACCGGAGTGGAAGGGTATGTGGAGTCATCAACTCTGGGACTGCTGGCCGGATTAAGTGCGGTCAAGAGAATTTCCGGGGAAAAATTTGTTCCTCCGCCAATCGATACGGCGATGGGAGCCCTGCACAATTACGTCACCACAAAACGGCCACAAAATTACCAGCCGATGAACATTAATTTTGGGCTTTTTCTCGTCAAAGAGATGGGAATTCGTAATAAAAAGGAAAGAAATCAGAAAATATTCGAAAACGCCTTGAACAGCCTAAGTCACTGGATGGACCCAGTAACTGAAAAAGTGGATTCGGCTGTTTAA
- a CDS encoding DNA gyrase subunit B, whose product MATYSADDIQILEGLEPVRRRPGMYIGSTSSTGLHHLLWEILDNCVDEALNGHCDMIEITLDKDHGVTVSDNGRGIPVDMFRKTKRSAMEVLFTTLHSGGKFSQDNYKVSGGLHGVGMAVVCALSETLKASSRRDGFEWTQTYSCGKPTSKLQKGKPVRNYGTTIYFKPDKTIFKKIEFNPKLILEQAESKAFLNKGLKIIVQENNNKHTFEYPQGIKDYIQNIVSKLPTLMEDPFYIEKEDSNMKVETAFLWTSSTETTLLSYANSIKTVDGGTHETGFRNGITKALRTYIERRNLLPKGVTNVTSDDVKEGLVAIVNVYLQGDVEFQGQTKGRLNSDITSQVESVVKHSLEHQLHNNQTIGDLIASRVVLSAQARIASRQAKEAVQRKTLVSHRLNLPGKLSDCSTVDKEHAELFICEGDSAGGSSKQARDRKTQAILPIRGKIINVETATTAKALANNEIQNIISAIGAGIKPRFEYSKLRYGKVIIMTDADVDGAHICTLLLTFFYRYMPELIQKGHLFIAQPPLFRIDAGKKLFYAIDEKEKDDIIEKLNGSAYEIGRFKGLGEMPASDLKETTMNKKSRSMIRVQIGDPEETNKTFDQLMGKDPEPRFKFIKEKAIFVKDLDI is encoded by the coding sequence ATGGCAACATACAGCGCGGACGACATACAAATTCTTGAAGGCCTGGAGCCGGTACGACGGCGTCCGGGAATGTATATAGGGTCCACCTCTTCAACGGGACTGCATCACCTGCTCTGGGAAATTCTGGATAACTGCGTGGATGAGGCTTTGAACGGGCACTGCGACATGATTGAAATCACTCTCGACAAGGATCACGGTGTCACGGTCAGTGATAACGGGCGTGGCATTCCAGTGGATATGTTTCGCAAAACCAAGCGAAGCGCAATGGAGGTTTTATTTACCACCCTGCATTCCGGGGGGAAATTCAGCCAGGACAATTACAAAGTCTCCGGCGGTCTTCACGGCGTCGGCATGGCTGTGGTCTGCGCCCTGTCGGAAACCTTGAAAGCATCATCGCGTCGAGACGGGTTTGAATGGACGCAAACTTATTCATGCGGAAAACCGACCTCGAAGCTACAAAAAGGCAAACCCGTCCGCAATTATGGCACCACAATCTATTTCAAGCCTGATAAAACAATTTTTAAAAAAATTGAATTCAATCCAAAATTAATTCTGGAGCAGGCGGAGTCCAAGGCTTTTTTAAATAAAGGCCTCAAGATAATTGTCCAGGAAAATAACAACAAACATACGTTTGAATACCCTCAGGGAATCAAGGACTATATCCAGAATATTGTGAGCAAACTTCCAACTCTCATGGAAGATCCCTTTTATATCGAGAAAGAAGATTCGAATATGAAAGTGGAAACCGCATTTCTTTGGACTTCAAGTACCGAAACAACCCTCTTGTCCTACGCCAATTCCATCAAAACGGTGGATGGGGGTACTCATGAAACCGGCTTCCGTAACGGCATCACCAAGGCGCTCAGGACGTATATTGAACGCAGAAACTTACTGCCAAAAGGCGTCACCAATGTCACCAGTGACGATGTCAAAGAAGGACTCGTAGCTATAGTCAATGTCTACCTGCAGGGAGATGTGGAGTTTCAAGGGCAAACAAAGGGCCGATTAAACTCCGATATCACGTCGCAGGTGGAGTCTGTCGTCAAACATTCTCTCGAGCACCAACTGCACAACAACCAAACCATAGGGGATTTAATCGCCAGCCGGGTTGTGCTTTCGGCCCAGGCCCGCATCGCTTCAAGGCAGGCCAAAGAAGCGGTTCAGCGCAAGACGCTCGTATCGCACCGACTCAACCTGCCTGGAAAACTTTCAGATTGCTCAACGGTCGATAAAGAGCATGCTGAACTTTTTATATGTGAAGGAGATTCTGCCGGCGGGTCCAGCAAACAGGCAAGGGATCGTAAAACCCAGGCTATTTTGCCGATCCGGGGGAAAATTATAAACGTCGAAACCGCTACCACGGCCAAGGCACTGGCAAATAATGAAATTCAAAATATCATCTCCGCCATTGGAGCGGGTATCAAACCCAGGTTTGAGTACAGCAAGCTGCGTTACGGGAAAGTAATCATCATGACTGACGCTGATGTCGATGGCGCCCACATTTGCACCCTGTTACTGACATTTTTCTATCGCTATATGCCTGAGCTTATACAAAAGGGCCATCTCTTCATAGCCCAACCCCCTCTGTTCCGAATAGATGCCGGGAAAAAATTATTTTATGCCATCGATGAAAAAGAAAAAGATGACATCATAGAAAAATTAAACGGGTCTGCCTACGAAATTGGCCGTTTTAAAGGTTTGGGCGAGATGCCCGCATCCGATTTAAAAGAAACCACCATGAACAAAAAAAGCCGTTCCATGATCCGTGTGCAAATCGGAGACCCGGAGGAGACTAATAAAACTTTCGATCAACTCATGGGCAAAGACCCGGAACCTCGTTTCAAATTCATTAAGGAGAAGGCTATCTTCGTCAAAGACCTCGATATTTGA